A genome region from Halarchaeum grantii includes the following:
- a CDS encoding COX15/CtaA family protein, whose amino-acid sequence MDTSTTGASAASLPRRVGGVFVRHARGFAALTLAVTFLLVLLGEYTAAAGAGATCNNTYPGCAGQFSPAGLSVPQFIEWFHRLVAMGVGYLIVGNAVLLWWTHKKSRVSRSAGLAALLLPVQVAFGALTVTVAGLFPGGYAPPTQLVHLTTALAIFVALVAAVVWLDAAEGAGATPTRLRYAATGGLLLPLAQAVFARDLFFTFWPAVQTAYHFFGLLGLAALLALALWARDLERVDVGILAALGALCTLLNSYLVAGLFVVTARVEAFTYVLLVAQVALFCLLAVAARRVN is encoded by the coding sequence ATGGACACGTCGACGACGGGCGCGTCGGCCGCCTCCCTGCCGCGACGCGTCGGTGGCGTCTTCGTCCGCCACGCGCGCGGGTTCGCCGCGCTCACGCTCGCGGTGACCTTCCTGCTCGTCCTCCTCGGGGAGTACACCGCCGCCGCCGGCGCCGGCGCGACCTGCAACAACACCTACCCGGGCTGTGCCGGCCAGTTCTCGCCCGCCGGCCTCTCGGTCCCGCAGTTCATCGAGTGGTTCCACCGCCTCGTCGCGATGGGCGTCGGCTACCTCATCGTCGGGAACGCCGTCCTCCTCTGGTGGACGCACAAGAAGAGCCGCGTCTCCCGGAGCGCCGGCCTCGCCGCGCTCCTCCTCCCCGTGCAGGTGGCGTTCGGCGCGCTCACCGTCACCGTCGCCGGCCTCTTCCCCGGTGGGTATGCGCCCCCGACCCAGCTCGTCCACCTCACCACCGCGCTCGCCATCTTCGTCGCGCTCGTCGCCGCCGTCGTCTGGCTTGACGCCGCCGAGGGCGCGGGCGCGACGCCGACGCGCCTGCGCTACGCCGCCACCGGCGGCCTCCTCCTCCCGCTCGCGCAGGCCGTCTTCGCGCGCGACCTCTTTTTCACCTTCTGGCCGGCCGTCCAGACCGCCTACCACTTCTTCGGCCTGCTCGGCCTCGCCGCCCTCCTCGCGCTCGCGCTCTGGGCGCGCGACCTCGAACGCGTCGACGTCGGGATTCTCGCGGCGCTCGGCGCGCTCTGCACGCTCCTCAACAGCTACCTCGTCGCCGGGCTCTTCGTCGTCACCGCGCGCGTCGAGGCCTTCACGTACGTCCTGCTCGTCGCACAGGTCGCCCTCTTCTGTCTGCTCGCCGTCGCCGCACGCCGCGTGAACTGA
- a CDS encoding TRAM domain-containing protein, with protein sequence MAEISDSLRLLYETSIESDGDQYHIQIPRELVENGTLSAGDAYRVALLAADDEGGASATADTDAEAGGSSRSATTERDTERTSTASSSQQTQRPPVDEGDIRTVTIDTLGDQGDGIAKVERGFIVIVPGTEPGDQLNVEVTDVKETVAFAEPVAASE encoded by the coding sequence ATGGCTGAGATATCTGATTCGCTTCGCCTGCTGTACGAGACGTCCATCGAGTCCGACGGTGACCAGTACCACATCCAGATCCCGCGCGAGCTCGTCGAGAACGGCACGCTCTCGGCGGGCGATGCGTACCGCGTCGCGCTCCTCGCCGCCGACGACGAGGGCGGGGCGAGCGCGACCGCGGACACGGACGCGGAGGCGGGCGGGAGTTCGCGCTCCGCGACGACCGAGCGAGACACCGAGCGCACGTCGACGGCGTCGTCGAGCCAGCAGACCCAGCGCCCGCCGGTCGACGAGGGCGACATCCGCACCGTCACCATCGACACGCTCGGCGATCAGGGCGACGGCATCGCGAAGGTCGAGCGCGGCTTCATCGTCATCGTCCCCGGCACCGAGCCGGGCGACCAGTTGAACGTCGAGGTGACGGACGTGAAGGAGACGGTGGCGTTCGCGGAACCCGTCGCGGCGAGCGAGTAA
- a CDS encoding YeeE/YedE family protein yields the protein MSGAATPLLLGASEFFPRGVLPYLLGGVLIGVGTAAIYLGTGIHAGASTFLESTLSYVSDVPRFRRYTGSRRWRLLFTAGIVSGAAVYALLTQSAPWTTDVQWWRLLGGGLLVGVGTRLGKGCTSGHGICGVGSLSETSLANVATFLAVAIGTAQLVAALGVSP from the coding sequence GTGAGCGGCGCCGCGACGCCGCTCCTCCTCGGCGCGAGCGAGTTCTTCCCGCGCGGCGTCCTCCCCTATCTCCTCGGTGGCGTGCTGATCGGCGTCGGAACCGCCGCCATCTACCTCGGCACCGGCATCCACGCGGGCGCGAGCACGTTTCTCGAATCGACGCTCTCCTACGTCTCGGACGTCCCGCGCTTCCGGCGCTACACCGGCTCGCGGCGCTGGCGCCTGCTCTTCACCGCCGGCATCGTCAGCGGCGCCGCCGTCTACGCGCTCCTCACGCAGTCCGCGCCGTGGACGACGGACGTCCAGTGGTGGCGCCTGCTCGGCGGCGGCCTCCTGGTGGGAGTTGGCACGCGCCTCGGGAAGGGCTGTACGAGCGGGCACGGCATCTGCGGCGTCGGCTCGCTCTCCGAGACGTCGCTCGCGAACGTCGCGACGTTCCTCGCCGTCGCGATCGGCACCGCACAACTCGTCGCCGCGCTCGGGGTGAGCCCCTGA
- a CDS encoding DUF6691 family protein, with protein sequence MGDDGRGPAFGAVVYLGGLVFGVGLAVSGMAKPEVVLDFLQLEDLGLLFVMGGAAAVAGTAVFLATRSGRRAPLTGRAYGRRLKSMDRNVLLGGAVFGVGWGISGICPGAAYASVGIGNLPVLWAVAGMFLGAYAQGYVRSRLAGA encoded by the coding sequence ATGGGCGACGACGGACGCGGCCCCGCGTTCGGTGCCGTCGTCTACCTCGGCGGCCTCGTCTTCGGTGTCGGCCTCGCCGTCAGCGGGATGGCGAAACCCGAAGTCGTCCTCGACTTCCTCCAGCTTGAGGACCTCGGCCTCCTCTTCGTCATGGGCGGCGCCGCCGCCGTCGCCGGCACGGCCGTCTTCCTCGCTACGCGCTCCGGACGTCGCGCGCCGCTCACCGGCCGCGCGTACGGCCGCCGCCTGAAGTCGATGGACCGCAACGTCCTGCTCGGCGGCGCGGTGTTCGGCGTCGGCTGGGGGATTTCGGGGATCTGTCCGGGCGCCGCCTACGCCAGCGTCGGCATCGGCAACCTCCCCGTCCTCTGGGCGGTCGCGGGGATGTTCCTCGGCGCCTACGCCCAAGGGTACGTCCGCAGTCGCCTCGCGGGCGCGTGA
- a CDS encoding MBL fold metallo-hydrolase codes for MSETELDPTVLARRIHAGDAPFVLDVRAEPEHEAWHIPGSVNVPIYEDLLERDFGSLAEHLDDLPDGRDIVVVCGAGVTSARAARFLRERGYDAFSVADGMRGWARVHLDEPVEGVPGVVRVVRPGTGCLSYLVGDGERALVVDPSQYAGEYRRLEEEYALEVVGVLDTHLHADHVSGARRLADALDVPHYRHPADVAATEDGVTPLADGGTLAAGERTVGVLHTPGHTEGSVTLDLGGALCTGDTLFLGSVGRPDLADADDEAVRAAARRLYESLERLLDYPDDTVVLPGHAADGTTSPLTASLGHLRESEGNAFLAHVVAGDERAFVDAVRDGLGEEPANFERIKEINRGATPGIDVEDLELGPNNCAIE; via the coding sequence ATGTCCGAGACGGAACTCGACCCGACGGTGCTCGCCCGGCGCATCCACGCCGGTGACGCGCCGTTCGTCCTCGACGTCCGCGCGGAACCGGAGCACGAGGCGTGGCACATCCCCGGGAGCGTGAACGTCCCGATCTACGAGGACCTCCTCGAACGCGACTTCGGCTCGCTCGCCGAACACCTCGACGACCTCCCGGACGGCCGCGACATCGTCGTCGTCTGCGGCGCCGGCGTCACGTCCGCACGCGCCGCGCGCTTCCTCCGCGAACGCGGCTACGACGCGTTCTCCGTCGCGGACGGGATGCGCGGCTGGGCGCGCGTCCACCTCGACGAACCCGTCGAGGGCGTCCCCGGCGTCGTCCGCGTCGTCCGCCCCGGAACCGGCTGTCTCTCCTACCTCGTCGGCGATGGCGAGCGCGCGCTCGTCGTCGATCCCAGCCAGTACGCGGGCGAGTACCGCCGCCTCGAAGAGGAGTACGCCCTCGAGGTCGTCGGCGTCCTCGACACGCACCTCCACGCCGACCACGTCTCCGGCGCGCGTCGACTCGCCGACGCCCTCGACGTCCCGCACTACCGGCATCCGGCGGACGTCGCGGCGACCGAGGACGGCGTCACGCCGCTCGCGGACGGCGGGACGCTCGCGGCGGGCGAGCGTACCGTCGGCGTCCTGCACACGCCCGGCCACACCGAGGGGAGCGTCACGCTCGACCTCGGCGGGGCGCTCTGCACGGGCGACACGCTCTTCCTCGGGAGCGTCGGTCGCCCCGACCTCGCGGACGCCGACGACGAGGCCGTCCGCGCGGCCGCACGCCGCCTCTACGAGAGCCTCGAACGGCTCCTCGACTACCCGGACGACACCGTCGTCCTCCCCGGCCACGCCGCCGACGGCACCACCTCGCCGCTCACGGCGTCGCTCGGCCACCTCCGCGAGTCCGAGGGGAACGCCTTCCTCGCGCACGTCGTCGCCGGCGACGAGCGCGCGTTCGTCGACGCCGTCCGCGACGGCCTCGGCGAGGAGCCCGCGAACTTCGAGCGCATCAAGGAGATAAACCGGGGCGCGACGCCCGGCATCGACGTCGAGGACCTCGAACTCGGCCCGAACAACTGCGCCATCGAGTGA
- a CDS encoding NAD(P)/FAD-dependent oxidoreductase → MTHIGIVGAGAGAAGAAYELAQRRPDADVTVLEKSRGVCGRAATRRREGCTYDYGANYVRSEDERVNDLLTEDLDADGLVDVTDPIYTFDGAGAVSEGRPPDGPKWTYRRGITQLAKRLFAETDATVERETRVETIRKRGESWTLVDADGASHGPFDAVVLNPPAPQSAELLADADWDAPVRGALRDAAAAVPYRTIWTAVLHYPFALSKPYYALVNPERDHEVGWVAREACKPGHVPDGESLLVVQANDEWSRAHYDADPDANVAALAGVAADLLDDERLRDPDWTDHQGWRYALPDAGLDADVRRRAEAEGLYPVGDWVGGAARVHVALRSGLEVGERLADAG, encoded by the coding sequence ATGACGCACATCGGCATCGTCGGCGCGGGCGCGGGGGCGGCCGGCGCGGCGTACGAACTCGCACAGCGGCGCCCGGACGCGGACGTGACGGTCCTCGAGAAGTCCCGCGGCGTCTGCGGGCGCGCGGCCACCCGCCGGCGCGAGGGCTGTACGTACGACTACGGCGCGAACTACGTCCGAAGCGAGGACGAGCGCGTGAACGATCTGCTCACGGAGGACCTCGACGCGGACGGCCTCGTGGACGTCACCGACCCCATCTACACGTTCGACGGAGCGGGGGCGGTGAGCGAGGGCCGCCCGCCGGACGGCCCGAAGTGGACGTATCGACGGGGGATCACCCAGTTGGCGAAACGCCTCTTCGCGGAGACGGACGCGACGGTCGAACGCGAGACGCGCGTCGAGACGATACGGAAGCGGGGGGAGTCGTGGACGCTCGTCGACGCCGACGGCGCGTCGCACGGGCCGTTCGACGCCGTCGTACTGAACCCGCCGGCGCCGCAGAGCGCCGAGTTGCTCGCCGACGCCGACTGGGACGCGCCGGTGCGCGGGGCGCTCCGGGACGCGGCCGCGGCCGTCCCGTATCGCACCATCTGGACGGCGGTCCTTCACTACCCGTTCGCGCTCTCGAAGCCGTACTACGCGCTCGTGAACCCGGAGCGGGACCACGAGGTGGGGTGGGTGGCGCGCGAGGCGTGCAAGCCCGGGCACGTTCCCGACGGGGAGTCGCTTCTCGTCGTGCAGGCGAACGACGAGTGGTCGCGCGCGCACTACGACGCCGACCCGGACGCGAACGTCGCGGCGCTCGCGGGCGTCGCCGCCGACCTCCTCGACGACGAGCGCCTGCGCGACCCGGACTGGACGGACCATCAGGGATGGCGCTACGCGCTCCCGGACGCCGGCCTCGACGCCGACGTCCGCCGTCGAGCCGAGGCCGAGGGCCTCTACCCGGTCGGTGACTGGGTGGGCGGGGCGGCGCGCGTCCACGTCGCGCTCCGCTCCGGCCTCGAGGTCGGCGAGCGCCTCGCGGACGCCGGATAG
- a CDS encoding cryptochrome/photolyase family protein: MTVLVLGDQLTDRVGPLADAPDERALMIEARAFATRHPYHPHKRVLVSSAMRHFRDELREAGRDVDYHVVDSFADGLDAHFDAHPGDALTVMRPSSHGATERLRDLVTERGGTLDVVTNETFLCTPEGFDGWLEGNRLRHEDFYRYMRRETGYLMADGDPVGGAWNYDEENRETPPDDYEPPEVPRYEPDETTREVQREWDDAESWADPEAFGWPVTRSDALDALADFCEHRLRDFGPYEDAMVGDEWALDHALLSPALNLGLLHPREVVEAAIDAYEARDDVPLASVEGFVRQVIGWREFVRHVYRRGMPALGEANRLDATRPLPDVYWDGDTAMACLDAAVDGVRKRGYAHHIQRLMVLSNFGLLYGVDPHELNRWFHVAFIDGYHWVSTPNTVEMGQYAGDRFATKPYAASANYIDRMSDHCAGCQYDPDATVGDGACPFNALYWDFLAEHESELRSNHRMGLVYAHLDDKRDADALGGIRERAAEVRRRVRDGDV, from the coding sequence GTGACCGTCCTCGTCCTCGGCGACCAGCTCACCGACCGGGTCGGCCCGCTCGCGGACGCGCCCGACGAGCGCGCTCTCATGATCGAGGCGCGCGCGTTCGCGACGCGCCACCCCTACCACCCGCACAAGCGCGTCCTCGTCTCGTCGGCGATGCGCCACTTCCGCGACGAGCTACGGGAGGCGGGCCGCGACGTCGACTACCACGTCGTCGACTCGTTCGCCGACGGCCTCGACGCGCACTTCGACGCCCACCCGGGCGACGCGCTCACGGTGATGCGGCCGTCGAGTCACGGCGCCACCGAGCGCCTGCGCGACCTCGTCACCGAGCGCGGCGGGACGCTCGACGTCGTCACGAACGAGACGTTCCTCTGCACGCCCGAGGGGTTCGACGGCTGGCTGGAGGGGAACCGCCTCCGCCACGAGGACTTCTATCGGTATATGCGCCGCGAGACGGGCTACCTGATGGCCGACGGCGACCCGGTGGGCGGCGCGTGGAACTACGACGAGGAGAACCGCGAGACGCCGCCCGACGACTACGAACCTCCCGAGGTGCCCCGGTACGAGCCGGACGAGACGACGCGGGAGGTCCAGCGGGAGTGGGACGACGCGGAGAGCTGGGCCGACCCCGAGGCGTTCGGGTGGCCGGTGACGCGTTCGGACGCGCTCGACGCCCTCGCGGACTTCTGCGAGCACCGCCTCCGCGACTTCGGCCCGTACGAGGACGCGATGGTCGGCGACGAGTGGGCGCTCGACCACGCCCTCCTCTCGCCCGCGCTGAACCTCGGCCTCCTCCACCCCCGCGAGGTCGTCGAGGCCGCCATCGACGCCTACGAGGCCCGCGACGACGTCCCCCTCGCGAGCGTCGAGGGCTTCGTCCGGCAGGTCATCGGGTGGCGCGAGTTCGTCCGCCACGTCTACCGGCGCGGCATGCCCGCCCTCGGCGAGGCGAATCGCCTCGACGCGACGCGCCCGCTCCCGGACGTCTACTGGGACGGCGACACCGCGATGGCGTGTCTCGACGCCGCAGTGGACGGCGTCCGAAAGCGGGGGTACGCCCACCACATCCAGCGCCTGATGGTGCTCTCGAACTTCGGCTTACTCTACGGCGTCGACCCGCACGAGCTCAACCGGTGGTTCCACGTCGCGTTTATAGATGGGTATCACTGGGTATCGACGCCGAACACCGTCGAGATGGGGCAGTACGCGGGCGACCGCTTCGCGACGAAGCCGTACGCGGCGTCCGCGAACTACATCGACCGGATGAGCGACCACTGCGCCGGCTGTCAGTACGACCCGGACGCGACCGTCGGCGACGGCGCCTGCCCGTTCAACGCGCTCTACTGGGACTTCCTCGCCGAGCACGAGTCCGAGCTCCGCTCGAACCACCGGATGGGGCTCGTCTACGCGCACCTCGACGACAAGCGCGACGCCGACGCCCTCGGAGGGATACGCGAGCGCGCCGCCGAGGTGCGCCGACGCGTCCGCGACGGCGACGTGTAG
- a CDS encoding DEAD/DEAH box helicase, which translates to MSETPQRETPLTGHDLESTYPDYDGQIAAVATQEAREAETVPASEAVDPALAARLDVDPYTHQAAALDALDRGENVTVATSTSSGKTLVYALEIARNYLADESTRALLVYPTKALARDQERALNDLYDDLGLDVRVEVYDGDTPSEVRKEYREEANVVLTNFSGVNVYLEDHARWREFHGNCELLVVDESHTYVGVHGMHVAWTIRRLRRVLAHYGSDPQIVCTTATVGNPAEHAAALTGEPTTVIDDDGSPRGRRDIVFWNPPRETAGLDADAGYEAYVEAAASAGEEAADLLAHLGLNGVQTLAFTRSRQGAEVGAKRAGRAASDHPESGYLDVEPYHAGLGTETRRGIEYRLKSGQLDGVVSTNALELGIDVGSVDAALLTGYPGTRQSFWQQLGRAGRGASDALGVLVARSDAIDQYVVDTPDYLLSDPVEDAVVDLANDPVYARHLRCAASELPLTHADERWFGGAAVEGAADDRMARAVEMWRRAGDLVGDLDRGVRYDGAPRPQSGISMYNSSEVSFDVRCANGEIDHEPVDRERAYREYHEGALFLHDGRTYEVTAFEEDTASPHVTVAEVAVEEYTETRSTTRIHDLEERERRRLGEYALCWGEGVVDVHHAEYARREVQSGDLVEPPQPTGLGPLSLQTQLCWLELPDGAATRLVGDWLESDDDADAREFAPGDAEREYMGGIHAAEHALITLAPLELKLSADDLGGLSVREHPETGGATLFVYDGVAGGVGFSKALFEQLDAVGTRARERIAACDCGVGGCPCCVMDANCGDENDPLNTAVARRLLEDVLAEL; encoded by the coding sequence ATGTCCGAGACACCACAGCGCGAGACGCCCCTGACGGGCCACGACCTCGAATCGACCTACCCGGACTACGACGGCCAGATCGCCGCCGTCGCGACGCAGGAGGCGCGCGAGGCCGAGACGGTGCCGGCGAGCGAGGCGGTGGACCCGGCCCTCGCCGCACGCCTCGACGTCGACCCCTACACGCATCAGGCCGCCGCGTTGGACGCGCTCGACCGGGGCGAGAACGTCACGGTCGCCACCTCGACGTCCTCCGGGAAGACGCTCGTCTACGCGCTCGAAATCGCGCGCAACTACCTCGCCGACGAGTCGACGCGCGCGCTCCTCGTCTACCCGACGAAGGCGCTCGCGCGCGACCAGGAGCGCGCGCTGAACGATCTCTACGACGACCTCGGCCTCGACGTCCGCGTGGAAGTGTACGACGGGGACACGCCGAGCGAGGTACGAAAGGAGTACAGGGAGGAAGCGAACGTGGTTCTCACGAACTTCAGCGGCGTGAACGTCTACCTCGAGGACCACGCGCGCTGGCGGGAGTTCCACGGGAACTGCGAGCTGCTCGTGGTCGACGAGAGCCACACGTACGTCGGCGTCCACGGGATGCACGTCGCGTGGACGATCCGCCGCCTCCGGCGCGTGCTCGCGCACTACGGGAGCGACCCGCAGATCGTCTGCACGACGGCGACCGTCGGGAACCCGGCGGAGCACGCGGCGGCGCTGACGGGGGAGCCGACGACGGTGATCGACGACGACGGCTCGCCGCGCGGCAGACGCGACATCGTCTTCTGGAACCCGCCGCGCGAGACGGCGGGCCTCGACGCCGACGCGGGCTACGAGGCGTACGTGGAGGCGGCGGCGTCGGCGGGCGAGGAGGCCGCGGACCTGCTCGCGCACCTCGGCCTGAACGGCGTGCAGACGCTCGCGTTCACGCGCTCGCGGCAGGGCGCGGAGGTCGGCGCGAAGCGCGCGGGTCGCGCGGCGAGCGATCACCCCGAGTCGGGCTATCTCGACGTCGAGCCCTATCACGCCGGCCTCGGGACGGAGACGCGGCGCGGCATCGAGTACCGCCTGAAGAGCGGGCAGTTGGACGGCGTGGTATCGACGAACGCGCTCGAACTCGGCATCGACGTCGGGAGCGTGGACGCCGCGCTCCTCACGGGCTACCCGGGCACCAGACAGTCGTTCTGGCAGCAGCTCGGGCGCGCGGGGCGCGGCGCGAGCGACGCGCTCGGCGTGCTGGTCGCGCGCTCGGACGCCATCGACCAGTACGTCGTCGACACCCCCGACTACCTCCTCTCGGACCCGGTCGAGGACGCCGTCGTCGACCTCGCGAACGACCCGGTGTACGCGCGCCACCTCCGCTGTGCGGCCTCCGAGCTTCCGCTGACGCACGCGGACGAGCGGTGGTTCGGGGGCGCGGCCGTCGAGGGCGCGGCCGACGACCGCATGGCGCGCGCGGTGGAGATGTGGCGGCGCGCCGGCGACCTCGTCGGCGACCTCGACCGGGGCGTGCGCTACGACGGCGCGCCCCGCCCGCAGTCCGGCATCTCAATGTACAACAGCTCCGAGGTCAGCTTCGACGTCCGCTGTGCGAACGGCGAGATCGACCACGAGCCGGTGGACCGCGAGCGCGCCTACCGGGAGTACCACGAGGGCGCGCTCTTCCTCCACGACGGCCGGACCTACGAGGTGACCGCGTTCGAGGAGGACACCGCGAGCCCGCACGTCACCGTCGCGGAAGTGGCCGTCGAGGAGTACACGGAGACGCGCTCGACGACGCGCATCCACGACCTCGAGGAGCGCGAGCGCCGGCGTCTGGGCGAGTACGCGCTCTGCTGGGGCGAGGGTGTCGTCGACGTCCACCACGCGGAGTACGCGCGCCGCGAGGTCCAGAGCGGCGACCTCGTCGAGCCGCCTCAGCCAACGGGGCTCGGCCCGCTCAGCCTCCAGACGCAGCTCTGCTGGCTCGAGCTCCCGGACGGCGCCGCGACCCGCCTCGTCGGCGACTGGCTGGAGAGCGACGACGACGCTGACGCCCGCGAGTTCGCGCCCGGCGACGCCGAGCGCGAGTACATGGGCGGCATCCACGCCGCCGAGCACGCGCTCATCACGCTCGCGCCGCTCGAGCTGAAGCTCTCGGCGGACGACCTCGGTGGACTCTCCGTCCGCGAGCACCCGGAGACGGGCGGCGCGACGCTCTTCGTCTACGACGGCGTCGCGGGCGGCGTGGGGTTCTCGAAGGCCCTCTTCGAGCAACTCGACGCCGTCGGCACGCGGGCGCGCGAGCGCATCGCCGCCTGCGACTGCGGCGTCGGGGGCTGTCCCTGCTGCGTGATGGACGCGAACTGCGGCGACGAGAACGACCCGCTGAACACGGCAGTCGCGCGCCGCCTCCTCGAGGACGTGCTCGCCGAGCTCTGA
- a CDS encoding ribonuclease H-like domain-containing protein — MAPASSTAASGDGAREPGSVASCDLLALDSGFVLDGGRERVRDAVAYFEPDAVLLVGDDPRAPSVLAQQLDADLPTLQPARATGLTVREVGDVQVAVAGDADALAGLAARESEGDLDAATETYVLTDLLSLETSLTALETRLVGRDAYERALADAPGSYTHVSTGLPSGYAHEWGDLRVRGGGGDLDDPGTPLPCLTLRADGVVSTRTLDPDKLGLRALSGVGRSRARRLRDAGYRTRAAVADATSDDLEAVDGIGASTAESIARSAEAFAEGRVVRPADSDDAAFPSREPIHVDIETDGLDPSIVWLIGAYDAASDEYRDFVQRDPEDPAGALTAFMAWYVAEGDGRPLVAYNGWRFDFDVLREHLRAHAPEFLADWEDAYTFDPYAWAVREGNAVLPGRTNALADVAGALGWDGDDTGLSGATVARQYRRWMAAQSDETELDWTAHRAYCEDDVRALAFVYEHLRAADRETTDDTVQRSLTDW, encoded by the coding sequence ATGGCACCAGCCTCCTCCACGGCCGCGAGCGGCGACGGCGCGCGAGAGCCCGGGAGCGTCGCGTCGTGCGACTTGCTCGCGCTCGATTCGGGCTTCGTCCTCGACGGTGGCCGCGAGCGCGTCCGGGACGCCGTCGCGTATTTCGAGCCGGACGCGGTCCTGCTCGTCGGCGACGACCCGCGCGCGCCGAGCGTGCTCGCCCAACAGCTCGACGCCGACCTGCCGACGCTCCAGCCGGCGCGCGCCACCGGCCTCACCGTCCGCGAGGTCGGCGACGTGCAGGTGGCCGTCGCGGGCGACGCGGACGCGCTCGCCGGCCTCGCGGCCCGCGAAAGCGAAGGCGACCTCGACGCTGCGACGGAGACGTACGTCCTCACCGACTTGCTCTCGCTGGAGACGTCGCTGACCGCGCTCGAGACGCGACTCGTCGGCCGCGACGCCTACGAGCGCGCGCTCGCGGACGCCCCGGGGTCGTACACGCACGTCTCGACCGGCCTCCCGAGCGGCTACGCACACGAGTGGGGCGACCTCCGCGTGCGCGGGGGCGGCGGCGACCTCGACGACCCCGGGACGCCGCTGCCGTGTCTGACGCTGCGCGCGGACGGCGTCGTCTCCACGCGCACGCTCGACCCGGACAAACTCGGCCTGCGCGCGCTCTCCGGCGTCGGGCGCTCGCGGGCGCGCCGGCTCCGCGACGCGGGCTATCGGACGCGCGCGGCCGTCGCGGACGCGACGAGCGACGACCTCGAAGCCGTCGACGGCATCGGCGCGAGCACCGCCGAGTCCATCGCGCGCAGCGCGGAGGCCTTCGCCGAGGGCCGCGTCGTCCGCCCCGCCGACAGCGACGACGCGGCGTTCCCGTCCCGCGAGCCGATCCACGTGGACATCGAGACGGACGGCCTCGACCCCAGTATCGTCTGGCTGATCGGCGCGTACGACGCGGCGAGCGACGAGTACCGGGATTTCGTCCAGCGCGACCCCGAGGACCCCGCCGGGGCGCTCACGGCGTTCATGGCGTGGTACGTCGCCGAGGGTGACGGCCGGCCGCTCGTCGCCTACAACGGCTGGCGCTTCGACTTCGACGTGCTGCGCGAGCACCTCCGCGCGCACGCCCCCGAGTTCCTCGCGGACTGGGAGGACGCGTACACGTTCGACCCCTACGCGTGGGCGGTACGCGAGGGGAACGCCGTCCTCCCGGGGCGCACGAACGCGCTCGCGGACGTCGCGGGCGCGCTCGGGTGGGACGGCGACGACACCGGCCTCTCGGGGGCGACGGTCGCCCGACAGTACCGGCGCTGGATGGCGGCACAAAGTGACGAGACGGAACTCGACTGGACGGCGCACCGCGCCTACTGCGAGGACGACGTTCGCGCGCTCGCGTTCGTCTACGAGCACCTGCGGGCGGCCGACCGAGAGACGACCGACGACACCGTCCAGCGCTCGCTCACCGACTGGTAA